In the Parus major isolate Abel chromosome 4A, Parus_major1.1, whole genome shotgun sequence genome, one interval contains:
- the UTP14A gene encoding U3 small nucleolar RNA-associated protein 14 homolog A isoform X1 — MAEEDPAAAAAGSGSDSEEGEDGERRHRRLLEAISALSGRKRRKLAERSEASGQVSEFNVTCKGAGEKLVLSELLQPIHPNSTLGSVRKELVRVKRKAAVELPLSKEEAKRVVREAAYVTTSKDVGKWQQVVLQNRRAEQLVFPLRQDIATVTPLERVTSAWKARTPLEQEIFGLLHKTQQPVTDPLLTPEEMASLQAMSLEEAQRRRAELQKARAVQSYYEAKARRTKRIKSKKYHRVLKKSRRRQALKEFEQLHKSDPAAALARLEELEQLRMQERMSLKHQNKGKWARSRAIMAKYDLEARKAMQEQLARNKELMQKVRVEPPEEELCEVPEEDSTALPVASGASGANPWMLGKPSGPAPEPEAQEGPRGDTVPGATENKEEEEEEELSEEEALLQDFEQKRRERTGSPEGLGEEHGADEAEAGAKQLGDNPVPPACAEELGDSPVPPARAEELGDSPVSPACAEELGDSPVPPARAEELGDSPVSPACAEELGDSPVSPACAEELGDSPVSPACAEELVSTGLEPPPQAQEQLLLSEQLRRVQTMEDVESLAKEELVESSLEQEKLVAPRAGKQAQQQEEGRAGGRHTKKTPAKRKMISLEALLDGKPQEMDCPSLPVVLEEEEGGVEQRGMIMEAFAGDDVVADFRREKRKAEEEVKPQPVNLVLPGWGEWGGTGLKPSARKVKRFLIKPPPAPPRKDQFMPHVIMSEKRNIHAAAHQVSELPFPFERHQQFERSMRTPVGPTWNTQRAFQKLTAPRVITRTGHIIQPISAEDVPDTAPGSGTRLREEAVPGKKXVPGKKTVPGKKAVPGKKAVPQEKAQHRRAR, encoded by the exons ATGGCGGAGGAGGAtccggcagcggcggcggccgggaGCGGCAGCGACAGCGAGGAGGGG GAGGATGGCGAGCGGCGGCACCGGCGGCTCCTGGAGGCGATCAGCGCCCTGTCCGGACGGAAGCG GCGGAAGCTGGCGGAGCGCTCGGAGGCGAGCGGGCAGGTGTCCGAGTTCAACGTTACCTGCAAAG GTGCTGGGGAAAAGCTGGTTCTGtcggagctgctgcagcccatccATCCCAATTCCACGCTGGGCAGCGTGAGGAAGGAGCTGGTCAGAGTGAAGCGGAAGGCGGCGGTGGAGCTGCCGCTGAGCAAAGAGGAGGCCAAGAGG GTGGTGAGGGAGGCCGCCTATGTCACCACCTCGAAGGACGTGGGCAAGTGGCAGCAGGTGGTGCTGCAGAACCGGCGTGCGGAGCAGCTGGTGTTCCCCCTGCGGCAGGACATCGCCACCGTCACCCCTCTGGAGAGAGTCACCTCGGCATGGAAG GCACGAACTCCACTGGAGCAGGAGATCTTTGGATTGCTCCACAAGACACAGCAGCCTGTCACAGATCCGCTGCTGACACCGGAGGAGATGGCGTCACTGCAGGCCATGAGTTTGGAGGAG GCGCAGCGCCGGCGTGCGGAGCTGCAGAAGGCGCGGGCAGTGCAGTCCTACTACGAGGCCAAGGCTCGGCGAACGAAGCGGATCAAGAGCAAGAA GTACCACCGCGTGCTCAAGAAGAGCCGCAGGCGCCAGGCCCTGAAGGAGTTTGAGCAGCTGCACAAATCGGACCCTGCGGCCGCCTTGGCAcggctggaggagctggagcagctcaggatgCAG GAGCGGATGAGCCTCAAGCACCAGAACAAGGGAAAATGGGCCCGATCCAGGGCCATTATGGCTAAGTATGACCTCGAG GCCCGCAAGGccatgcaggagcagctggccAGGAACAAGGAGCTGATGCAGAAGGTGCGGGTGGAGCCGCCCgaggaggagctgtgtgagGTGCCCGAGGAGGACAGCACGGCCCTGCCCGTGGCCAGCGGGGCCAGCGGGGCTAACCCCTGGATGCTGGGCAAGCCCAGTGgcccagccccagagcctgAGGCACAGGAGGGTCCAAGAGGTGACACAGTGCCTGGTGCCACGGAGaacaaggaggaggaggaggaggaggagctgtcGGAGGAagaagctctgctgcaggactTTGAGCAGAAGCGACGGGAGCGGACAGGGAGCCCCGAGGGGCTTGGTGAGGAGCATG GTGCTGATGAGGCTGAGGCTGGTGCCAAGCAGCTGGGGGACAACCCAgtgcccccagcctgtgctgaggaACTGGGGGACAGCCCAGTGCCCCCAGCCCGTGCTGAGGAACTGGGGGAcagcccagtgtccccagcctgtgctgaggaACTGGGGGACAGCCCAGTGCCCCCAGCCCGTGCTGAGGAACTGGGGGAcagcccagtgtccccagcctgtgctgaggagctgggggacagcccagtgtccccagcctgtgctgaggagctgggggacagcccagtgtccccagcctgtgctgaggagctggtgagcacagggctggagccaCCCCCACaggcccaggagcagctcctgctctcgGAGCAGCTGCGCCGTGTGCAGACCATGGAGGATGTGGAGAGTCTGGCCAAGGAGGAGCTTGTGGAGAGCTCCttggagcaggagaagctggtAGCCCCGAGAGCAGGGAagcaagcacagcagcaggaggaaggcagagctgggggcagaCATACCAAGAAAACACCAGCCAAGAGGAAGATGATCAGCCTGGAGGCTTTGCTGGATGGGAAGCCCCAGGAGATGGATTGCCCCAGCCTGCCTGTGgtcctggaggaggag GAGGGTGGTGTGGAGCAGCGTGGGATGATCATGGAGGCCTTTGCTGGGGATGATGTGGTTGCTGACTTCCGCCGGGAGAAGCgcaaggcagaggaggaggtgaaGCCGCAGCCGGTGAACCTGGTGCTGCCGGGCTGGGGCGAGTGGGGCGGCACGGGGCTCAAACCCAGCGCCAGGAAGGTCAAGAG GTTCCTGATCAAGCCGCCGCCGGCACCTCCGCGGAAGGACCAGTTCATGCCCCACGTCATCATGAGCGAGAAACGCAACATCCACGCGGCAGCGCATCAG GTCAGCGAGCTGCCCTTCCCCTTCGAGCGGCACCAGCAGTTTGAGCGGAGCATGAGGACGCCCGTGGGCCCCACGTGGAACACTCAGCGCGCCTTCCAGAAGCTGACAGCCCCTCGAGTCATCACCCGCACCGGCCACATCATCCAGCCCATCTCAGCTGAGGATGTCCCTGACACGGCCCCTGGCAGCGGGACCAGGCTCAGGGAGGAGGCTGTACCAGGGAAGAAG NCTGTACCAGGGAAGAAGACTGTACCAGGGAAgaaggctgtgccagggaagaaGGCTGTGCCTCAGGAGAAGGCACAGCACCGCAGAGCACGGTAg
- the UTP14A gene encoding U3 small nucleolar RNA-associated protein 14 homolog A isoform X5 has product MAEEDPAAAAAGSGSDSEEGEDGERRHRRLLEAISALSGRKRRKLAERSEASGQVSEFNVTCKGAGEKLVLSELLQPIHPNSTLGSVRKELVRVKRKAAVELPLSKEEAKRVVREAAYVTTSKDVGKWQQVVLQNRRAEQLVFPLRQDIATVTPLERVTSAWKARTPLEQEIFGLLHKTQQPVTDPLLTPEEMASLQAMSLEEAQRRRAELQKARAVQSYYEAKARRTKRIKSKKYHRVLKKSRRRQALKEFEQLHKSDPAAALARLEELEQLRMQERMSLKHQNKGKWARSRAIMAKYDLEARKAMQEQLARNKELMQKVRVEPPEEELCEVPEEDSTALPVASGASGANPWMLGKPSGPAPEPEAQEGPRGDTVPGATENKEEEEEEELSEEEALLQDFEQKRRERTGSPEGLGEEHGADEAEAGAKQLGDNPVPPACAEELGDSPVPPARAEELGDSPVSPACAEELGDSPVSPACAEELGDSPVSPACAEELVSTGLEPPPQAQEQLLLSEQLRRVQTMEDVESLAKEELVESSLEQEKLVAPRAGKQAQQQEEGRAGGRHTKKTPAKRKMISLEALLDGKPQEMDCPSLPVVLEEEEGGVEQRGMIMEAFAGDDVVADFRREKRKAEEEVKPQPVNLVLPGWGEWGGTGLKPSARKVKRFLIKPPPAPPRKDQFMPHVIMSEKRNIHAAAHQVSELPFPFERHQQFERSMRTPVGPTWNTQRAFQKLTAPRVITRTGHIIQPISAEDVPDTAPGSGTRLREEAVPGKKXVPGKKTVPGKKAVPGKKAVPQEKAQHRRAR; this is encoded by the exons ATGGCGGAGGAGGAtccggcagcggcggcggccgggaGCGGCAGCGACAGCGAGGAGGGG GAGGATGGCGAGCGGCGGCACCGGCGGCTCCTGGAGGCGATCAGCGCCCTGTCCGGACGGAAGCG GCGGAAGCTGGCGGAGCGCTCGGAGGCGAGCGGGCAGGTGTCCGAGTTCAACGTTACCTGCAAAG GTGCTGGGGAAAAGCTGGTTCTGtcggagctgctgcagcccatccATCCCAATTCCACGCTGGGCAGCGTGAGGAAGGAGCTGGTCAGAGTGAAGCGGAAGGCGGCGGTGGAGCTGCCGCTGAGCAAAGAGGAGGCCAAGAGG GTGGTGAGGGAGGCCGCCTATGTCACCACCTCGAAGGACGTGGGCAAGTGGCAGCAGGTGGTGCTGCAGAACCGGCGTGCGGAGCAGCTGGTGTTCCCCCTGCGGCAGGACATCGCCACCGTCACCCCTCTGGAGAGAGTCACCTCGGCATGGAAG GCACGAACTCCACTGGAGCAGGAGATCTTTGGATTGCTCCACAAGACACAGCAGCCTGTCACAGATCCGCTGCTGACACCGGAGGAGATGGCGTCACTGCAGGCCATGAGTTTGGAGGAG GCGCAGCGCCGGCGTGCGGAGCTGCAGAAGGCGCGGGCAGTGCAGTCCTACTACGAGGCCAAGGCTCGGCGAACGAAGCGGATCAAGAGCAAGAA GTACCACCGCGTGCTCAAGAAGAGCCGCAGGCGCCAGGCCCTGAAGGAGTTTGAGCAGCTGCACAAATCGGACCCTGCGGCCGCCTTGGCAcggctggaggagctggagcagctcaggatgCAG GAGCGGATGAGCCTCAAGCACCAGAACAAGGGAAAATGGGCCCGATCCAGGGCCATTATGGCTAAGTATGACCTCGAG GCCCGCAAGGccatgcaggagcagctggccAGGAACAAGGAGCTGATGCAGAAGGTGCGGGTGGAGCCGCCCgaggaggagctgtgtgagGTGCCCGAGGAGGACAGCACGGCCCTGCCCGTGGCCAGCGGGGCCAGCGGGGCTAACCCCTGGATGCTGGGCAAGCCCAGTGgcccagccccagagcctgAGGCACAGGAGGGTCCAAGAGGTGACACAGTGCCTGGTGCCACGGAGaacaaggaggaggaggaggaggaggagctgtcGGAGGAagaagctctgctgcaggactTTGAGCAGAAGCGACGGGAGCGGACAGGGAGCCCCGAGGGGCTTGGTGAGGAGCATG GTGCTGATGAGGCTGAGGCTGGTGCCAAGCAGCTGGGGGACAACCCAgtgcccccagcctgtgctgag gaACTGGGGGACAGCCCAGTGCCCCCAGCCCGTGCTGAGGAACTGGGGGAcagcccagtgtccccagcctgtgctgaggagctgggggacagcccagtgtccccagcctgtgctgaggagctgggggacagcccagtgtccccagcctgtgctgaggagctggtgagcacagggctggagccaCCCCCACaggcccaggagcagctcctgctctcgGAGCAGCTGCGCCGTGTGCAGACCATGGAGGATGTGGAGAGTCTGGCCAAGGAGGAGCTTGTGGAGAGCTCCttggagcaggagaagctggtAGCCCCGAGAGCAGGGAagcaagcacagcagcaggaggaaggcagagctgggggcagaCATACCAAGAAAACACCAGCCAAGAGGAAGATGATCAGCCTGGAGGCTTTGCTGGATGGGAAGCCCCAGGAGATGGATTGCCCCAGCCTGCCTGTGgtcctggaggaggag GAGGGTGGTGTGGAGCAGCGTGGGATGATCATGGAGGCCTTTGCTGGGGATGATGTGGTTGCTGACTTCCGCCGGGAGAAGCgcaaggcagaggaggaggtgaaGCCGCAGCCGGTGAACCTGGTGCTGCCGGGCTGGGGCGAGTGGGGCGGCACGGGGCTCAAACCCAGCGCCAGGAAGGTCAAGAG GTTCCTGATCAAGCCGCCGCCGGCACCTCCGCGGAAGGACCAGTTCATGCCCCACGTCATCATGAGCGAGAAACGCAACATCCACGCGGCAGCGCATCAG GTCAGCGAGCTGCCCTTCCCCTTCGAGCGGCACCAGCAGTTTGAGCGGAGCATGAGGACGCCCGTGGGCCCCACGTGGAACACTCAGCGCGCCTTCCAGAAGCTGACAGCCCCTCGAGTCATCACCCGCACCGGCCACATCATCCAGCCCATCTCAGCTGAGGATGTCCCTGACACGGCCCCTGGCAGCGGGACCAGGCTCAGGGAGGAGGCTGTACCAGGGAAGAAG NCTGTACCAGGGAAGAAGACTGTACCAGGGAAgaaggctgtgccagggaagaaGGCTGTGCCTCAGGAGAAGGCACAGCACCGCAGAGCACGGTAg
- the UTP14A gene encoding U3 small nucleolar RNA-associated protein 14 homolog A isoform X2 — MAEEDPAAAAAGSGSDSEEGEDGERRHRRLLEAISALSGRKRRKLAERSEASGQVSEFNVTCKGAGEKLVLSELLQPIHPNSTLGSVRKELVRVKRKAAVELPLSKEEAKRVVREAAYVTTSKDVGKWQQVVLQNRRAEQLVFPLRQDIATVTPLERVTSAWKARTPLEQEIFGLLHKTQQPVTDPLLTPEEMASLQAMSLEEAQRRRAELQKARAVQSYYEAKARRTKRIKSKKYHRVLKKSRRRQALKEFEQLHKSDPAAALARLEELEQLRMQERMSLKHQNKGKWARSRAIMAKYDLEARKAMQEQLARNKELMQKVRVEPPEEELCEVPEEDSTALPVASGASGANPWMLGKPSGPAPEPEAQEGPRGDTVPGATENKEEEEEEELSEEEALLQDFEQKRRERTGSPEGLGEEHGADEAEAGAKQLGDNPVPPACAEELGDSPVPPARAEELGDSPVSPACAEELGDSPVPPARAEELGDSPVSPACAEELGDSPVSPACAEELGDSPVSPACAEELVSTGLEPPPQAQEQLLLSEQLRRVQTMEDVESLAKEELVESSLEQEKLVAPRAGKQAQQQEEGRAGGRHTKKTPAKRKMISLEALLDGKPQEMDCPSLPVVLEEEEGGVEQRGMIMEAFAGDDVVADFRREKRKAEEEVKPQPVNLVLPGWGEWGGTGLKPSARKVKRFLIKPPPAPPRKDQFMPHVIMSEKRNIHAAAHQVSELPFPFERHQQFERSMRTPVGPTWNTQRAFQKLTAPRVITRTGHIIQPISAEDVPDTAPGSGTRLREEAVPGKKTVPGKKAVPGKKAVPQEKAQHRRAR; from the exons ATGGCGGAGGAGGAtccggcagcggcggcggccgggaGCGGCAGCGACAGCGAGGAGGGG GAGGATGGCGAGCGGCGGCACCGGCGGCTCCTGGAGGCGATCAGCGCCCTGTCCGGACGGAAGCG GCGGAAGCTGGCGGAGCGCTCGGAGGCGAGCGGGCAGGTGTCCGAGTTCAACGTTACCTGCAAAG GTGCTGGGGAAAAGCTGGTTCTGtcggagctgctgcagcccatccATCCCAATTCCACGCTGGGCAGCGTGAGGAAGGAGCTGGTCAGAGTGAAGCGGAAGGCGGCGGTGGAGCTGCCGCTGAGCAAAGAGGAGGCCAAGAGG GTGGTGAGGGAGGCCGCCTATGTCACCACCTCGAAGGACGTGGGCAAGTGGCAGCAGGTGGTGCTGCAGAACCGGCGTGCGGAGCAGCTGGTGTTCCCCCTGCGGCAGGACATCGCCACCGTCACCCCTCTGGAGAGAGTCACCTCGGCATGGAAG GCACGAACTCCACTGGAGCAGGAGATCTTTGGATTGCTCCACAAGACACAGCAGCCTGTCACAGATCCGCTGCTGACACCGGAGGAGATGGCGTCACTGCAGGCCATGAGTTTGGAGGAG GCGCAGCGCCGGCGTGCGGAGCTGCAGAAGGCGCGGGCAGTGCAGTCCTACTACGAGGCCAAGGCTCGGCGAACGAAGCGGATCAAGAGCAAGAA GTACCACCGCGTGCTCAAGAAGAGCCGCAGGCGCCAGGCCCTGAAGGAGTTTGAGCAGCTGCACAAATCGGACCCTGCGGCCGCCTTGGCAcggctggaggagctggagcagctcaggatgCAG GAGCGGATGAGCCTCAAGCACCAGAACAAGGGAAAATGGGCCCGATCCAGGGCCATTATGGCTAAGTATGACCTCGAG GCCCGCAAGGccatgcaggagcagctggccAGGAACAAGGAGCTGATGCAGAAGGTGCGGGTGGAGCCGCCCgaggaggagctgtgtgagGTGCCCGAGGAGGACAGCACGGCCCTGCCCGTGGCCAGCGGGGCCAGCGGGGCTAACCCCTGGATGCTGGGCAAGCCCAGTGgcccagccccagagcctgAGGCACAGGAGGGTCCAAGAGGTGACACAGTGCCTGGTGCCACGGAGaacaaggaggaggaggaggaggaggagctgtcGGAGGAagaagctctgctgcaggactTTGAGCAGAAGCGACGGGAGCGGACAGGGAGCCCCGAGGGGCTTGGTGAGGAGCATG GTGCTGATGAGGCTGAGGCTGGTGCCAAGCAGCTGGGGGACAACCCAgtgcccccagcctgtgctgaggaACTGGGGGACAGCCCAGTGCCCCCAGCCCGTGCTGAGGAACTGGGGGAcagcccagtgtccccagcctgtgctgaggaACTGGGGGACAGCCCAGTGCCCCCAGCCCGTGCTGAGGAACTGGGGGAcagcccagtgtccccagcctgtgctgaggagctgggggacagcccagtgtccccagcctgtgctgaggagctgggggacagcccagtgtccccagcctgtgctgaggagctggtgagcacagggctggagccaCCCCCACaggcccaggagcagctcctgctctcgGAGCAGCTGCGCCGTGTGCAGACCATGGAGGATGTGGAGAGTCTGGCCAAGGAGGAGCTTGTGGAGAGCTCCttggagcaggagaagctggtAGCCCCGAGAGCAGGGAagcaagcacagcagcaggaggaaggcagagctgggggcagaCATACCAAGAAAACACCAGCCAAGAGGAAGATGATCAGCCTGGAGGCTTTGCTGGATGGGAAGCCCCAGGAGATGGATTGCCCCAGCCTGCCTGTGgtcctggaggaggag GAGGGTGGTGTGGAGCAGCGTGGGATGATCATGGAGGCCTTTGCTGGGGATGATGTGGTTGCTGACTTCCGCCGGGAGAAGCgcaaggcagaggaggaggtgaaGCCGCAGCCGGTGAACCTGGTGCTGCCGGGCTGGGGCGAGTGGGGCGGCACGGGGCTCAAACCCAGCGCCAGGAAGGTCAAGAG GTTCCTGATCAAGCCGCCGCCGGCACCTCCGCGGAAGGACCAGTTCATGCCCCACGTCATCATGAGCGAGAAACGCAACATCCACGCGGCAGCGCATCAG GTCAGCGAGCTGCCCTTCCCCTTCGAGCGGCACCAGCAGTTTGAGCGGAGCATGAGGACGCCCGTGGGCCCCACGTGGAACACTCAGCGCGCCTTCCAGAAGCTGACAGCCCCTCGAGTCATCACCCGCACCGGCCACATCATCCAGCCCATCTCAGCTGAGGATGTCCCTGACACGGCCCCTGGCAGCGGGACCAGGCTCAGGGAGGAGGCTGTACCAG GGAAGAAGACTGTACCAGGGAAgaaggctgtgccagggaagaaGGCTGTGCCTCAGGAGAAGGCACAGCACCGCAGAGCACGGTAg
- the UTP14A gene encoding U3 small nucleolar RNA-associated protein 14 homolog A isoform X3 has protein sequence MAEEDPAAAAAGSGSDSEEGEDGERRHRRLLEAISALSGRKRRKLAERSEASGQVSEFNVTCKGAGEKLVLSELLQPIHPNSTLGSVRKELVRVKRKAAVELPLSKEEAKRVVREAAYVTTSKDVGKWQQVVLQNRRAEQLVFPLRQDIATVTPLERVTSAWKARTPLEQEIFGLLHKTQQPVTDPLLTPEEMASLQAMSLEEAQRRRAELQKARAVQSYYEAKARRTKRIKSKKYHRVLKKSRRRQALKEFEQLHKSDPAAALARLEELEQLRMQERMSLKHQNKGKWARSRAIMAKYDLEARKAMQEQLARNKELMQKVRVEPPEEELCEVPEEDSTALPVASGASGANPWMLGKPSGPAPEPEAQEGPRGDTVPGATENKEEEEEEELSEEEALLQDFEQKRRERTGSPEGLGEEHGADEAEAGAKQLGDNPVPPACAEELGDSPVPPARAEELGDSPVSPACAEELGDSPVPPARAEELGDSPVSPACAEELGDSPVSPACAEELGDSPVSPACAEELVSTGLEPPPQAQEQLLLSEQLRRVQTMEDVESLAKEELVESSLEQEKLVAPRAGKQAQQQEEGRAGGRHTKKTPAKRKMISLEALLDGKPQEMDCPSLPVVLEEEEGGVEQRGMIMEAFAGDDVVADFRREKRKAEEEVKPQPVNLVLPGWGEWGGTGLKPSARKVKRFLIKPPPAPPRKDQFMPHVIMSEKRNIHAAAHQVSELPFPFERHQQFERSMRTPVGPTWNTQRAFQKLTAPRVITRTGHIIQPISAEDVPDTAPGSGTRLREETVPGKKAVPGKKAVPQEKAQHRRAR, from the exons ATGGCGGAGGAGGAtccggcagcggcggcggccgggaGCGGCAGCGACAGCGAGGAGGGG GAGGATGGCGAGCGGCGGCACCGGCGGCTCCTGGAGGCGATCAGCGCCCTGTCCGGACGGAAGCG GCGGAAGCTGGCGGAGCGCTCGGAGGCGAGCGGGCAGGTGTCCGAGTTCAACGTTACCTGCAAAG GTGCTGGGGAAAAGCTGGTTCTGtcggagctgctgcagcccatccATCCCAATTCCACGCTGGGCAGCGTGAGGAAGGAGCTGGTCAGAGTGAAGCGGAAGGCGGCGGTGGAGCTGCCGCTGAGCAAAGAGGAGGCCAAGAGG GTGGTGAGGGAGGCCGCCTATGTCACCACCTCGAAGGACGTGGGCAAGTGGCAGCAGGTGGTGCTGCAGAACCGGCGTGCGGAGCAGCTGGTGTTCCCCCTGCGGCAGGACATCGCCACCGTCACCCCTCTGGAGAGAGTCACCTCGGCATGGAAG GCACGAACTCCACTGGAGCAGGAGATCTTTGGATTGCTCCACAAGACACAGCAGCCTGTCACAGATCCGCTGCTGACACCGGAGGAGATGGCGTCACTGCAGGCCATGAGTTTGGAGGAG GCGCAGCGCCGGCGTGCGGAGCTGCAGAAGGCGCGGGCAGTGCAGTCCTACTACGAGGCCAAGGCTCGGCGAACGAAGCGGATCAAGAGCAAGAA GTACCACCGCGTGCTCAAGAAGAGCCGCAGGCGCCAGGCCCTGAAGGAGTTTGAGCAGCTGCACAAATCGGACCCTGCGGCCGCCTTGGCAcggctggaggagctggagcagctcaggatgCAG GAGCGGATGAGCCTCAAGCACCAGAACAAGGGAAAATGGGCCCGATCCAGGGCCATTATGGCTAAGTATGACCTCGAG GCCCGCAAGGccatgcaggagcagctggccAGGAACAAGGAGCTGATGCAGAAGGTGCGGGTGGAGCCGCCCgaggaggagctgtgtgagGTGCCCGAGGAGGACAGCACGGCCCTGCCCGTGGCCAGCGGGGCCAGCGGGGCTAACCCCTGGATGCTGGGCAAGCCCAGTGgcccagccccagagcctgAGGCACAGGAGGGTCCAAGAGGTGACACAGTGCCTGGTGCCACGGAGaacaaggaggaggaggaggaggaggagctgtcGGAGGAagaagctctgctgcaggactTTGAGCAGAAGCGACGGGAGCGGACAGGGAGCCCCGAGGGGCTTGGTGAGGAGCATG GTGCTGATGAGGCTGAGGCTGGTGCCAAGCAGCTGGGGGACAACCCAgtgcccccagcctgtgctgaggaACTGGGGGACAGCCCAGTGCCCCCAGCCCGTGCTGAGGAACTGGGGGAcagcccagtgtccccagcctgtgctgaggaACTGGGGGACAGCCCAGTGCCCCCAGCCCGTGCTGAGGAACTGGGGGAcagcccagtgtccccagcctgtgctgaggagctgggggacagcccagtgtccccagcctgtgctgaggagctgggggacagcccagtgtccccagcctgtgctgaggagctggtgagcacagggctggagccaCCCCCACaggcccaggagcagctcctgctctcgGAGCAGCTGCGCCGTGTGCAGACCATGGAGGATGTGGAGAGTCTGGCCAAGGAGGAGCTTGTGGAGAGCTCCttggagcaggagaagctggtAGCCCCGAGAGCAGGGAagcaagcacagcagcaggaggaaggcagagctgggggcagaCATACCAAGAAAACACCAGCCAAGAGGAAGATGATCAGCCTGGAGGCTTTGCTGGATGGGAAGCCCCAGGAGATGGATTGCCCCAGCCTGCCTGTGgtcctggaggaggag GAGGGTGGTGTGGAGCAGCGTGGGATGATCATGGAGGCCTTTGCTGGGGATGATGTGGTTGCTGACTTCCGCCGGGAGAAGCgcaaggcagaggaggaggtgaaGCCGCAGCCGGTGAACCTGGTGCTGCCGGGCTGGGGCGAGTGGGGCGGCACGGGGCTCAAACCCAGCGCCAGGAAGGTCAAGAG GTTCCTGATCAAGCCGCCGCCGGCACCTCCGCGGAAGGACCAGTTCATGCCCCACGTCATCATGAGCGAGAAACGCAACATCCACGCGGCAGCGCATCAG GTCAGCGAGCTGCCCTTCCCCTTCGAGCGGCACCAGCAGTTTGAGCGGAGCATGAGGACGCCCGTGGGCCCCACGTGGAACACTCAGCGCGCCTTCCAGAAGCTGACAGCCCCTCGAGTCATCACCCGCACCGGCCACATCATCCAGCCCATCTCAGCTGAGGATGTCCCTGACACGGCCCCTGGCAGCGGGACCAGGCTCAGGGAGGAG ACTGTACCAGGGAAgaaggctgtgccagggaagaaGGCTGTGCCTCAGGAGAAGGCACAGCACCGCAGAGCACGGTAg